The DNA window CGTTCCGTCTTCTCTACCCTGCGTCACTCGGCGTTCCGAATTCTCTACCCTGCGTCATTCATCGTTCCGTATTCTCTACCATGCACCATTCTGATTTCTCTACTTTGCACCACTCATCGTTCCGACTTATCTACCCTGTGTCATTCGTCACTCCGACTTTTCTCCCCTGCGCCATTTGTCATTCCAACTTCTCTACACTGCGCCTTTAGTCGTTCTGACTTCTCTACCGTGTAAATCGTTATTCTTACTTCTCTACCCTACGTTACTCGTCGTTCCATATTCTCTACAATGCACCACTCGTCATTCTGATTTTTCTACTTTGCGCCACTCATCGTTCCGACTTCTTTACCCTGCACCACTTGTTGTTCTGACTTCTCTACCCTGTGCCACTCGTCATTCCGACCTCTCTATCCAGCATCATTTGTCGTTACGACTTCTTGACCCTGTGCCACTCGTCGTTACGACTTCTCTACACTGCGTCTCTCGTCGTTCTAACTTCTTTACCCTGCGTCTCTCATTACTCTGACTTCTCTACCCTGCGTCACTCGTCGTTCCAACTTCTCTACCCTGCACCACTAGTCGTTCTGACTTCTCTACCCTGCGCCACTCGTCTTTCTGACTTCTCTACCCTGCGTCTCTCATTGCTCTGACTTCTCTCCCCTGCATCACTTGTCGCTCCGACTTCTCTCACTTGTGCCAGTCATCGCTCCCTCTTCTCTACCCTGTGCCACTCGTCTTTCTGACTTCTCTACCCTGCGCCACTCGCGGCCCTGCTGCctctaccttgtgtcagtcacTGCTATGGTTGCCCATGCACTATTGAATACAATTAACGTAAACTTATCACTCCCATCAAAGTCACACCACGGCTGCAGAGTCCGAGTAGGAATCAATTTTAGCTGGGGTCAGAGTAGAAAAACGTTACCGACATGGAAttgaaaataaaatgattttataATATTCAATTAttgatattatattatgtatatattatgtatatctattCACTATAATAGGGATCAGTCACtggattattattaatattacacaGTCCATGGTTTGGCCTtcggactccacagccctgtgtcACACGTTCTCGTAAAACACTTCTGACTGGTGTTCAGTTTCATGATCCACCAAATGCAAATTTGGAGATGATCTACTATAATAAAATTTTCCCAGTCTACGCTCCATATACACACTACACTGTGATCCCTCCatagactgcactgtatatacacactacactgtgatccctccatagactacactgtatatacacactacactgtgatccctccatagactacactgtatatacacactacactgtgatccctccatagactacactgtatatacacactacacTGTGATCCCTCCATaaactacactgtatatacacactacacTGTGGGCCCTCCAtagactacactgtatatacacactaaaCAATGGGACCTCCAtagactacactgtatatacacattacactgtgatccctccatagactacactgtatatacacactacacTGTGGGACCTCCAtagactacactgtatatacacattacactgtgatccctccatagactacactgtatatacacactacactgtgatccctccatagactacactgtatatacacactacacTGTGGGCCCTCCAtagactacactgtatatacacactacacTGTGGGCCCTCCAtagactacactgtatatacacactacacTGTGGGCCCTCCAtagactacactgtatatacacactacactgtgatccctccatagactacactgtatatacacactacactgtgatccctccatagactacactgtatatacacactacactgtgatccctccatagactacgctgtatatacacactacacTGTGGGCCCTCCATAGACAATCTTTGGGTTCTCGCTTTCTACGCCCTATATAAACACCAGACTGTGGGCACTCCATAATCTACAGACAAAATAGCAGATCCTCTAACCGACatggtatatacacacataaaacCTGGGCCCTCTATAATCTACAATCTATATACACAATAAAATGTTGGAACTCCATAACCTACATTGTATATACGCACCAGGATATAAACACAGGCTACACCCTACATACATATTAACACTTCCCACTCTCCATGGATTACACAACTAGTGTACACAACTCGTTACAGTCACTGCATATACAAAGAGCTTCTTCCTTCTACGAAAACACAAAGTCTAACTCTATGTCCAAAGTTCCAAGTCTACAAAGTGATGACATTCCACCACCCTCCAACAACACGTGAGCCCAGACATGTAGAAGATAGGACTTATAACATGGCCTCCGGCAGGCAGTACCTGGAATATGTCATTGGCACACTTGCGGCACAGGTTATGTTGGCAGGGCAGGATCACCACAGGTTTGGTAAACATCTCCAAGCAGATGGGACATATCAGTTGCTTCTCCAGATTGTCCATAGTTTGAGTGTCCCCCCCCAAGGACTTAAATCCCACGGCAAAATTCATCCCTTCGTAGGACACAAGCTACGCAGACAAGACACAATGCGGATGGTGACCACACGGGATCTGCTCGCTCACTCACTCATCAGACCTGCACACACTCTAACTTTAGAGGTCCTTATCATACCCTCTGGGGCGGGAAgagaccctttaacccctttctgtcCAGGGAAGTAAAACATCCCAGACCTTATGACCAGTGTGGCCACGGACAGCTGCCCAGACAGTGTTAATAATCGGCGTTGGGAGGGGGCTGAGAAATTCCAGGGGTATTTTTAGCTGCGGGATGAGGACAGACAGTgatgaggaagggggggggtctgCAGCTGTCACCCACAGCAGGTGACACTGAGTCACACAATGATACACCAAATAACAAAGACACAAATAAATGGCCCCAAAGGGAAACGACAACTTAACCCCATCCTCCGTGTCACTGCCACATGGGTGGGTCATCACTAGACAGACATGAAGGACCGGAGGGGGTGAGAAGGGGAGCTCTTGAAATTTTATTAAACCTTCATGATACTAAGATACATTCCCCTCCCACCCGGAGCTTGAACATGTCATGGTGAAGACACAGCACCAACATTTCATGGCGCTCAATGGCCCCCCGGCACCGATTCATTGGCAATTGCATGTGCTGGTGACTAAATGAGACGTTTGGCAAAACCTACAATCTGTTCCGAAATGGAGATCGGCGCTAGGCCGGCCCGAAGATCAGCGCCACAGTCACAGTGAAAGAGTATATAAAAAGAATACAGATGGAGACGAGATGGACACGCAGATCTGGAATAACGAAGGAGAACCGTCCCACACAACGCACTGCCAATCACGGCAATACCCAGGAGTCCACACAACTAAGAAACTTCAGCTCCACGCCGTACAATACTGGGGCGGAGGAGATGTGAACAATCCGACACAAGCGACaagtataaaagaaaaaacaggCGAAGCCTCCGGAGAGAACGACGGAAAGATACCATATAAAAAGTTCAATACTTCTCAGAACAGACTCGTTGTGCAGTAATATCGTGCGCTGGCCACGGAGGGCACGCGCACAAGAAACAAGATGGAGGAAGCGGCTGCGGCCCCAGTGTCTCACAGTAGTCATTGGCATCAAGTATAAAATCATTCTGATGCAAACATTTAGTGCGGGTATGAAACAAGGATTCGGACCGGTGTGGCTCTCCTCAGTCGTCGCTCAGTCCTCAGCCAGTAGTGGGTACAGGACGCACCTGCGGGATAAGAGATGGGGGTCGTTTTGAGTCCCTCGTTTGGTACATTAGCCCATGTCACTTTGCGAGACGTCTGCATGAAGTTGACATCTCGTGAGACGGAAAGGCTTACTAGGAAAACATCTATCTGCAAAATACAAAGCGGCTGGTCCATTGCTAAACCAAGGCTCCTGGGTCGGAGCGGCTGTGTGCTCTTCATCCACGGACGGAAGGGCGGCAGACACAAGTCTTTGGTAGAAGTGTTCGCTTTTCCCAGGAATAGTAAGCAGTCGCCTCCTCGTCCTTATGGTCTGGAGGGAGTGACAGGAGATGAAACGGTCCACTCAGAGATGTTGGAGAAGAACTTATGATGCTGTAGAAAGTGCTAAGGGTCATGTAGAACCGCTGGACTCCTTCTCCAAAAGAGCACTAAATCGGGGGTCTCCAGAAGTGACAAGAAGGGAATCCTGTCCGATACCGCTGCTACAAAGAGACCTGAGGAGAAACAAAGGAACGTGAGGGACATACAGCAGAGACGGGACAGCTTATAAAGAATCAGCACTTACTGTATTAGGATTTCTGCTGCTCGGGGTGGATGGGGGGTCCTGAAGATGGCTGCAGGTTGATGACTTCACCTATGACAGACAAGCACAGGTATTAGGTGACCAGTAACTTAAAAGGTCACGAGAATGGGGTGTGAAGAGTCACTCACCATCCTCTGCCCTGATCTGAGCCTCCAGGTCCTCGGGGTTCACACACTTGTAGGAATCATCTTCTTCCTCGGGAGGTTTACACCGACCGCAGCAACAACcacaacagcagcagcaacagcaacACGTGATTATACCGAAACAGCAAATCAGACCCTGGAACATACACGATAGACATCAGCTCCGCACCAAATACACGGCACCCCGACCATAACGTGGACCTCCTCCTACAGGCTGCCACGTACAGGGCCACATATCAGTCATTACAGAACTGTAACCGGGGCGTAACACCATCACTGGCCGCCATAGGTGACGGCACCAGACTGCAGTCCTCACCTTGAACCACCACTTGGACATAAGGAAGTAGTACTTGACGCTCTCCTCCCCAAACTGCTCGGCCACGTAGAGACCCATGGAGCCGTATTCGTCGTAAATCTTGCGCTTGTTTTCATCGCTCAGCGTGGTGTTGGCATTATTAATCTCCTTGAACTTCTCCGCCGCCTCTGGATTGTCGGGGTTTTTGTCTGGGTGATACTTTAATGCCAGTTTCCTATAAAGATGGCAGGGAGGGAAGGTCATAACAAGGAAGTGTCTCCCGCTTCCTCATTCACTATTACGAGGGGCTTTGGCCTAGCTCCTACACACCGCTATTTGGCCGATCATCGTAAAAAATACACCGCACCTACCGGATCCAGAACAGCGACACATTCAACAGCCAGTTCTTATAAAAGACTGTGGAGCTGGACGGAGCCAGAGGTTTATGTTACCCAATAGTCACCTGTGCTAAAATGGCTACCAACCGGTCAGTAGATCACAGTCACCTGCATGCTCAGCTTCCCGCACATGTGGGGTGTACAATGTCTCAAAGGCGTTTATAGGGTTCATCACAATGGGGAGGATGGGTAATGCAACGCAGAGGGACAGCACATGTGAGACAGCCCAGAGCAAACAGAGAAAGATAATCTTACAAAACAACCGGACAAAGTCTTACCTGTACGCCTTCTTTATGTCGTCCTGAGACGCCCCCTTCTCCAGACCCAGGACCTGGTACAAGGAGATTCCCGACCGGGACATCGATCTCTGTGGTCTGTGAGGCTCCGCCATCGTGTCCTGGGACAGAAAGAAATTATAGAGAGTTTATAATACAAAGGTAGTGACACGGAAATAAAGTAGTATAcagaaaaatatacagtatataagatggaggccgaAAGAATCAAGAGAGAAACTGAAATCAAATAATTCTGCACCAAAATAAATAAGAAACTAAAACTGAAAGTGATCCCTGACCAATCATCAGATTTATCGCCAATCCACCGATTGAGGACgactgtgcaggatctacaggcccggctgtaacatctgtggtaaatgtactgctatataccatacacagcctgtatatacctccatgtcctgccgtatctcatcttgtatccagactacaggtgtaacatctgtggtaaatgtactgctatataccatacacagcctgtatatacctccatgtcctgccgtatctcatctagtatccagactacaggtgtaacatctgtggtaaatgtactgctatataccatacagagtctgtatatacctccatgtcctgccgtatctcatcttgtatccagactacaggtgtaacatctgtggtaaatgtactgctatataccatacagagcctgtatatacctccatgtcctgctgtatctcatcttgtatacagactacaggtgtaacatctgtggtaaatgtactgctatataccatacacagcctgtatatacctccatgtcctgccgtatctcatcttgtatccagactacaggtgtaacatctgtggtaaatgtactgctatataccatacacagcctgtatatacctccatgtcctgccgtatctcatcttgtatccagactacaggtgtaacatctgtggtaaatgtactgctatataccatacacagtctgtatatacctccatgtcctgccgtatctcatcttgtatccagactacaggtgtaacatctgtggtaaatgtactgctatatactatacacagcctgtatatacctccatgtcctgccgtatctcatcttgtatccaggctacaggtgtaacatctgtggtaaatgtactgctatataccatacacagcctgtatatacctccatgtcctgccgtatctcatcttgtatccagactacaggtgtaacatctgtggtaaatgtactgctatataccatacagagcctgtatatacctccatgtcctgccgtatctcatcttgtatccagactacaggtgtaacatctgtggtaaatgtactgctatataccatacacagtctgtatatacctccatgtcctgccgtatctcatcttgtatccagactacaggtgtaacatctgcggtaaatgtactgctatataccatacacagtctgtatatacctccatgtcctgccgtatctcatcttgtatccagactacaggtgtaacatctgcggtaaatgtactgctatataccatacacagcctgtatatacctccatgtcctgccgtatctcatcttgtatccagactacaggtgtaacatctgtggtaaatgtactgctatataccatacacagtctgtatatacctccatgtcctgccgtatctcatcttgtatccagactacaggtgtaacatctgtggtaaatgtactgctatataccatacacagtctgtatatacctccatgtcctgccgtatctcatcttgtatccagactacaggtgtaacatctgtggtaaatgtactgctatataccatacagagcctgtatatacctccatgtcctgccgtatctcatcttgtatccagactacaggtgtaacatctgtggtaaatgtactgctatataccatacagagcctgtatatacctccatgtcctgccgtatctcatcttgtatccagactacaggtgtaacatctgtggtaaatgtactgctatataccatacacagtctgtatatacctccatgtcctgccgtatctcatcttgtatccagactacaggtgtaacatctgtggtaaatgtactgctatataccatacacagtctgtatatacctccatgtcctgccgtatctcatcttgtatccagactacaggtgtaacatctgtggtaaatgtactgctatataccatacacagcctgtatatacctccatgtcctgccgtatctcatcttgtatccagactacaggtgtaacatctgtggtaaatgtactgctatataccatacagagcctgtatatacctccatgtcctgctgtatctcatcttgtatccagactacaggtgtaacatctgtggtaaatgtactgctatataccatacacaacctgtatatacctccatgtcctgccgtatctcatcttgtatccagactacaggtgtaacatctgtggtaaatatactgctatataccataaacagcctgtatatacctccatgtcctgccgtatctcatcttgtatacagactacaggtgtaacatctgcggtaaatgtactgctatataccatacacagtctgtatatacctccatgtcctgccgtatctcatcttgtatccagactacaggtgtaacatctgcggtaaatgtactgctatataccatacacagcctgtatatacctccatgtcctgccgtatctcatcttgtatccagactacaggtgtaacatctgtggtaaatgtactgctatataccatacacagtctgtatatacctccatgtcctgccgtatctcatcttgtatacagactacagATGTAACATCtgcggtaaatgtactgctatataccatacacagtctgtatatacctccatgtcctgccgtatctcatcttgtatccagactacaggtgtaacatctgtggtaaatgtactgctatataccatacacagtctgtatatacctccatgtcctgccgtatctcatcttgtatccagactacaggtgtaacatctgtggtaaatgtactgctatataccatacacagtctgtacatacctccatgtcctgccgtatctcatcttgtatccagactacaggtgtaacatctgtggtaaatgtactgctatataccatacagagcctgtatatacctccatgtcctgccgtatctcatcttgtatccagactacaggtgtaacatctgtggtaaatgtactgctatataccatacagagcctgtatatacctccatgtcctgccgtatctcatcttgtatccagactacaggtgtaacatctgtggtaaatatactgctatataccatacacagcctgtatatacctccatgtcctgccgtatctcatcttgtatccagactacaggtgtaacatctgtggtaaatgtactgctatatacaccatacagatcctgtatatacctccatgtcctgccgtatctcatcttgtatccagactacaggtgtaacatctgtggtaaatgtactgctatataccatacagagcccgtatatacctccatgtcctgccgtatctcatcttgtatccagactacagatgtaacatctgtggtaaatgtactgctatataccatacacagcctgtatatacctccatgtcctgccgtatctcatcttgtatccagactacaggtgtaacatctgtggtaaatgtactgctatataccatacagatcctgtatatacctccatgtcctgctgtatctcatcttgtatccagactacaggtgtaacatctgtggtaaatgtactgctatataccatacacagcctgtatatacctccatgtcctgccgtatctcatcttgtatccagactacaggtgtaacatctgtggtaaatatactgctatataccatacacagcctgtatatacctccatgtcctgccgta is part of the Leptodactylus fuscus isolate aLepFus1 chromosome 3, aLepFus1.hap2, whole genome shotgun sequence genome and encodes:
- the DNAJC5G gene encoding dnaJ homolog subfamily C member 5G, whose translation is MAEPHRPQRSMSRSGISLYQVLGLEKGASQDDIKKAYRKLALKYHPDKNPDNPEAAEKFKEINNANTTLSDENKRKIYDEYGSMGLYVAEQFGEESVKYYFLMSKWWFKGLICCFGIITCCCCCCCCGCCCGRCKPPEEEDDSYKCVNPEDLEAQIRAEDGEVINLQPSSGPPIHPEQQKS